One Turneriella parva DSM 21527 genomic region harbors:
- a CDS encoding ATP-binding protein gives MAYNRRYLMPLAIAVFALSAIGIGALLIVSNARQTQEAIGVELRAIASHAASHIEPSGYYRLFFQNDRLKSDFKAIEKSSEFLAFKSQLKNTTAFYSDLALGEENIYTFVRDLKSDEIKWGVMLHPKPFSGEGYAAPEALNLVVAYGKPGFSGIYLSTASKREWISGYAPIVYRSQVIGVVEVAREITEVQRAARMRLMPALIASLAVILLSVAAVLLLLNAARKTTKANAELKATLQELEKSTSTYRTLTESSTDIVFLLDPQFRVASINTAVRRQLGFSPAEAQGMHIVDVLCQKDKADAPDYLFDPQLLHAALAALRDTNEKVNLSAALKSALTGDAKQYRILIEKVAAGGENSAAGYIGRAVATSEMAVASIIERSRFSFRLTNSLLLTEELATFLAAIARSYVDESQATTLRIMLREMLLNAIEHGNLEIDFDTKTTSLMHESYFQLIDERRRQPPYRDRSVLVDALISADKLAFRITDEGQGFNHREMLEKLTREKNETAHGRGIVMTLQEFDIVRYNQKGNSVVLIKNLAVS, from the coding sequence ATGGCCTACAATCGACGCTACCTGATGCCGCTGGCGATCGCAGTGTTTGCGCTCTCGGCGATTGGCATTGGCGCTCTGCTGATTGTGAGCAACGCCCGACAGACACAAGAAGCGATCGGTGTCGAGCTGAGGGCGATTGCGTCGCACGCGGCAAGCCACATCGAGCCCTCTGGTTATTACCGGTTGTTTTTTCAGAACGATCGGCTGAAATCTGATTTCAAGGCGATTGAAAAGAGCAGTGAATTTCTCGCGTTCAAGTCGCAGCTGAAGAATACGACAGCATTTTATTCTGATCTGGCTTTGGGTGAAGAGAATATCTACACGTTTGTGCGCGACCTGAAGAGCGACGAGATCAAGTGGGGAGTTATGCTTCACCCTAAACCCTTTAGCGGTGAAGGGTACGCGGCCCCCGAAGCGCTGAATCTGGTTGTCGCGTATGGCAAACCCGGCTTCAGCGGCATTTACCTCAGCACCGCCTCAAAACGCGAATGGATTTCGGGTTATGCTCCGATTGTCTACCGAAGTCAGGTGATTGGCGTGGTCGAAGTCGCACGCGAGATCACCGAAGTGCAGCGGGCTGCACGCATGCGCCTGATGCCGGCACTCATTGCAAGCCTCGCCGTGATATTGCTGAGTGTAGCCGCGGTGTTGCTGCTTTTAAACGCCGCCCGCAAGACAACGAAAGCAAATGCCGAGCTCAAAGCGACTCTGCAAGAACTTGAAAAATCCACCTCGACCTATCGCACGCTGACCGAATCGAGCACCGACATTGTTTTCTTGCTCGACCCGCAGTTTCGCGTGGCCTCAATCAACACGGCAGTGCGCCGGCAGCTGGGCTTTAGCCCTGCCGAAGCGCAGGGCATGCACATCGTCGATGTACTCTGCCAAAAAGACAAAGCCGACGCACCCGACTATCTGTTCGACCCACAGCTTTTGCACGCTGCTCTTGCGGCGCTCAGAGATACGAACGAGAAAGTGAATCTCAGCGCCGCGCTGAAATCGGCTCTGACCGGCGACGCCAAGCAATACCGCATTCTCATCGAGAAGGTCGCTGCAGGCGGCGAAAATTCTGCCGCCGGTTACATCGGCCGCGCCGTGGCGACGAGTGAAATGGCAGTGGCATCGATCATCGAGCGCAGCCGCTTTAGCTTTCGGCTCACCAACTCGCTGCTGCTGACAGAAGAGCTTGCCACTTTTCTGGCTGCGATTGCGCGCAGCTACGTCGACGAATCACAGGCAACGACGCTACGCATTATGCTGCGCGAAATGTTGCTAAACGCGATCGAGCATGGTAATCTCGAGATCGATTTTGACACCAAGACCACGTCGCTGATGCACGAGTCGTACTTTCAACTTATCGACGAACGGCGCAGGCAGCCACCCTACCGCGATCGCTCAGTTCTTGTCGATGCGCTGATCAGCGCCGATAAGCTGGCGTTTCGTATCACCGACGAAGGCCAGGGTTTTAATCACCGCGAAATGCTTGAGAAACTGACGCGTGAAAAAAATGAAACAGCGCATGGGCGGGGCATTGTCATGACACTGCAAGAATTTGACATTGTTCGCTACAACCAGAAAGGCAATTCGGTAGTTTTGATCAAGAACCTGGCAGTTTCCTGA
- a CDS encoding cysteine desulfurase family protein: protein MSDSEAVRHGIYLDYFSTTPVDPRVLDYYCQILKENYGNPSSVDHDFGSAAARLVKASREKIADLIACDPGEITFTSGATESISLFLQGFAAAQLVRLGRKLKVITSPIEHPAVLENLHALQAAGSIDLATLDVDQHGRINLHQLENLAKSGVDLFCNMAVNNETGNIYPTDRIAAIASEHRALYFCDATQAIGKIPFSLASLPDTVVAFSGHKFYAPKGIGVLVADKSIPVKPLFFGGGQQRSLRPGTINAPLIAALGFALQIACEEQEIEAHRTRSLRDLLQNKLASQLPQLVVNGDLENRVAGALHVSLPGLNNKQLIARIRDEIAISTGAACSSGSERPSQVLKAMRLPKDLIEGALRISLGRFSSEHEIVVAAQVIARENRTHPAPV, encoded by the coding sequence ATGTCTGACAGCGAAGCTGTCAGACATGGCATATATCTAGACTATTTCTCGACCACCCCGGTCGATCCACGCGTGCTCGACTACTATTGCCAGATACTTAAAGAAAACTACGGCAACCCTTCGAGCGTCGACCATGACTTCGGCAGCGCGGCCGCGAGGCTCGTGAAAGCGAGCCGAGAAAAGATCGCCGACCTGATTGCCTGCGACCCTGGCGAAATCACCTTCACCTCGGGAGCAACCGAGAGTATCAGCCTGTTTCTGCAGGGTTTTGCCGCCGCTCAATTGGTTCGTTTGGGGCGCAAACTTAAAGTAATCACCTCACCCATCGAGCACCCGGCAGTGCTCGAGAATCTTCACGCGCTTCAAGCTGCAGGCTCAATTGACCTCGCAACTCTGGATGTTGACCAGCATGGCCGCATCAATCTACACCAGCTAGAAAATCTCGCAAAATCGGGTGTGGATCTCTTCTGCAATATGGCGGTGAACAATGAAACCGGTAACATCTACCCGACCGATCGTATCGCGGCAATCGCAAGTGAACACCGCGCTCTCTACTTCTGCGATGCAACGCAGGCGATTGGCAAAATTCCATTTTCACTCGCCAGCTTGCCCGATACAGTGGTCGCTTTTTCAGGGCACAAGTTCTACGCACCAAAAGGTATTGGTGTGCTCGTCGCCGACAAATCGATTCCGGTAAAGCCGCTCTTCTTCGGCGGCGGCCAGCAGAGGTCACTCAGGCCGGGCACGATCAACGCTCCGCTCATTGCAGCCCTTGGGTTCGCGCTGCAGATTGCGTGCGAAGAGCAAGAAATTGAAGCACACCGCACTAGGTCGTTACGTGACCTGCTGCAAAACAAACTCGCCTCGCAATTGCCGCAGCTGGTAGTCAATGGCGATCTAGAAAATCGCGTAGCGGGTGCCCTGCATGTTTCGTTGCCGGGTTTGAACAATAAGCAGCTTATTGCCCGTATACGCGATGAAATCGCAATTTCAACGGGGGCCGCCTGTAGCTCGGGCTCTGAGCGGCCTTCGCAAGTGCTCAAAGCGATGCGGTTGCCGAAAGACCTGATAGAGGGTGCGCTCAGAATCAGCTTGGGCCGCTTTTCAAGCGAACACGAAATTGTTGTCGCAGCGCAGGTCATCGCCCGCGAAAACAGAACCCACCCCGCCCCGGTTTAA
- a CDS encoding phosphoadenosine phosphosulfate reductase family protein: MRHILGISGGKDSAALAVYMRDRVPDIEYFFCDTGEELTETYDFIDRLEARLGIKVQRLAATQGFKHFLEKYNDFLPSPQSRWCTVQMKIKPLEEFIGDDEAISYVAIRADEDRSGYVATKDTIKVVFPFKDAGITKPDVERILEESGIGMPKYYSWRSRSGCYFCFFQRKIEWVRLAENHPGLFEKAKSFEKVLPDGRRYTWSQDESLDELIARKDQIIAEHEKRVKLQKQRKPNKTLAEVLEGVLDGEDQEEGCVVCHV; this comes from the coding sequence GTGCGACACATTCTGGGCATCTCTGGCGGCAAAGACTCAGCCGCCCTCGCCGTCTACATGCGTGACAGGGTACCTGATATCGAATATTTCTTCTGCGACACCGGCGAAGAGCTGACTGAAACGTATGATTTTATCGACCGCCTCGAGGCCCGGCTTGGTATTAAGGTGCAACGCCTCGCCGCAACTCAGGGTTTTAAACACTTTCTCGAAAAATACAACGATTTTCTGCCTTCGCCGCAATCGCGCTGGTGCACGGTGCAGATGAAAATTAAGCCACTCGAAGAATTCATCGGCGATGACGAGGCGATCAGTTACGTCGCCATACGCGCCGACGAAGACCGTAGCGGTTACGTTGCCACCAAAGACACGATTAAGGTTGTATTTCCCTTTAAAGACGCCGGTATCACCAAACCCGACGTCGAACGCATTCTCGAAGAGTCGGGCATCGGCATGCCCAAATATTACAGCTGGCGATCACGCTCGGGCTGCTATTTTTGTTTCTTTCAGCGCAAGATTGAATGGGTGAGGCTGGCAGAAAATCACCCGGGACTTTTCGAAAAGGCCAAGAGTTTCGAAAAAGTTTTACCCGATGGTCGTCGCTATACCTGGAGCCAGGATGAATCACTCGATGAACTTATTGCCCGCAAAGACCAGATCATTGCAGAGCACGAAAAGCGCGTGAAGCTGCAGAAGCAGCGCAAACCTAACAAAACTCTCGCCGAAGTACTCGAGGGCGTTCTCGACGGCGAAGATCAAGAAGAAGGCTGTGTAGTTTGCCATGTCTGA
- a CDS encoding DUF4007 family protein has product MHRIITVLVAATTAMRSGGAWSSGANSYTATFARHETFHPRYGWLKKGVDLVDHDPVAFASDDVHMNLGVGKNMAHAIRYWCEAFGLIVPLPSSPASGGGAEGGGGHTKRALHQLTHAARDLIAGAQALDPYIESTATLWWLHYQLLKTEKATTWNFAIDHFGRTTFTADELEHDLRAYVRSHYSDHKIADSSLAKDVHLFLRMYAFDESSTFSEDSIDSPFIELGLLQKRGKEYTFVIGAKPTLPDAIIAAACLDYAGVTLSPSKRDAHTGSKSISFTQLMQGDLSPVKAFRLTENSLYEALERTLTPGPSPAGRGEKDLYLSDTAGVKQLAFKSDPLKLAHKLLKGVYRHALS; this is encoded by the coding sequence ATGCACCGTATAATTACGGTGCTAGTCGCAGCAACCACAGCGATGCGGTCAGGCGGTGCATGGTCGAGCGGCGCGAATTCATACACCGCCACCTTCGCCCGCCATGAGACATTCCACCCCCGCTACGGCTGGCTGAAGAAGGGTGTAGACCTCGTCGACCACGACCCCGTCGCGTTTGCCAGTGACGATGTACACATGAACCTCGGCGTCGGTAAAAACATGGCGCACGCGATCAGGTATTGGTGCGAAGCATTTGGGTTGATCGTCCCCCTCCCATCCTCCCCCGCAAGCGGGGGAGGTGCCGAAGGCGGAGGGGGACACACAAAGCGGGCTCTGCACCAACTCACCCACGCCGCGCGCGATCTGATTGCCGGCGCGCAGGCGCTCGACCCTTACATCGAGAGCACCGCGACGCTGTGGTGGTTGCACTACCAGCTTTTGAAGACCGAGAAGGCAACAACCTGGAACTTCGCGATCGACCATTTTGGTCGCACCACGTTCACCGCCGACGAGCTCGAGCACGACCTCAGGGCCTACGTGCGCAGCCATTACAGCGACCATAAAATCGCCGACTCATCGCTCGCCAAAGACGTGCACCTTTTTTTGAGGATGTATGCGTTTGATGAATCTTCAACGTTTAGCGAAGACAGCATCGACTCACCTTTCATTGAACTCGGCCTGCTACAAAAACGTGGCAAAGAATACACGTTCGTGATCGGCGCAAAACCAACTTTGCCCGATGCCATTATCGCGGCGGCTTGCCTTGACTACGCCGGTGTCACGCTGAGCCCGTCGAAGCGCGACGCACACACCGGCTCTAAATCCATCTCATTCACCCAGCTCATGCAAGGTGACTTGTCGCCCGTGAAGGCATTTCGCCTCACTGAAAACAGCCTCTATGAAGCGCTTGAGCGAACCCTCACCCCCGGCCCCTCTCCCGCGGGGAGAGGGGAGAAAGACCTTTATCTTTCTGACACCGCTGGCGTGAAGCAGCTCGCGTTTAAGAGTGACCCGTTGAAGTTAGCGCACAAACTTTTGAAAGGGGTTTACCGCCATGCGCTATCTTGA
- a CDS encoding helix-turn-helix transcriptional regulator: MSRNSPINQKVRARIKALRGTHGLTQAELAERSGVDYKHIQLLEGKTAPSVRLDTLEKICLGFALKLHEFFDDPVFTHADRIAISGKTKTARK, translated from the coding sequence GTGTCGAGAAACTCACCCATCAACCAGAAGGTCAGAGCGCGCATCAAGGCATTGCGGGGAACACACGGATTGACGCAGGCCGAGCTGGCAGAGCGTTCGGGAGTAGACTACAAGCACATACAGTTGCTTGAGGGCAAAACAGCCCCCTCCGTGCGTCTGGATACGCTCGAAAAGATATGCCTCGGCTTTGCTCTCAAGCTGCACGAATTCTTCGACGACCCGGTGTTTACGCATGCTGACAGAATCGCCATTTCCGGAAAAACAAAAACTGCTCGAAAATGA
- a CDS encoding HIT family protein — protein MLTESPFPEKQKLLENELAYAIYDAFPVSPGHTLIVPRRIVADYFDLEATEKRAMWKLVDDMREYLRATFKTTYFNIGVNCGEPAGQTIAHVHIHLIPRYPGDTPNPRGGVRGVIPGKQAY, from the coding sequence ATGCTGACAGAATCGCCATTTCCGGAAAAACAAAAACTGCTCGAAAATGAGTTAGCCTATGCGATCTACGATGCGTTTCCCGTGTCACCGGGACATACGCTGATCGTACCCCGCCGCATTGTTGCCGACTACTTTGATTTAGAAGCAACCGAAAAGCGAGCGATGTGGAAGCTGGTCGATGACATGCGGGAATATTTGCGGGCAACGTTCAAAACCACCTACTTCAACATCGGGGTCAACTGCGGCGAACCTGCGGGGCAAACCATCGCCCATGTGCACATCCACCTAATACCCCGGTATCCGGGCGACACGCCAAATCCGCGAGGTGGGGTGAGGGGAGTGATACCGGGAAAGCAGGCGTACTAG
- a CDS encoding HNH endonuclease domain-containing protein, with protein MLLEQDLPEADNLPVQHLVATLKSTTASYKFYWFLAILDAIRHEVPSPIPFDHLLSRMVALAWYPSNYFRLSFGKADQLAHCVAVLKKESGLPTNEKMEKIAATALRVLADGSGSAAYYDLRARAKYVPYRFLGPWFSRETSGLNDSEFNKKVAALAAQNFQRHESLPLYRFSASGREIEIQPRWRGYLRRHLSIFQSFVDWHLVQYVQKLNPNVPGIPNKLFAPEKRNLSLAKSFWSVVGATQCIYTGQEIRIEDADLDHFLPWSFVAHDLLWNIIPVAATANRAKSDSLPDLQKYLLPFAVRQYAAMRKVARLKGEKTTKMLEDYQILVTGQAGVDILETDEQTFTGILERTIKPQYEIAANMGFQPSWVYR; from the coding sequence GTGTTGCTGGAACAAGATCTACCTGAAGCAGACAACTTGCCGGTGCAACATCTGGTTGCGACACTCAAGAGTACTACTGCCTCTTACAAGTTCTATTGGTTTCTGGCAATACTGGATGCCATTCGCCATGAGGTACCGTCGCCGATACCGTTCGATCATCTGCTCTCGCGCATGGTGGCGCTCGCCTGGTATCCGAGTAATTATTTTCGCCTGTCGTTTGGCAAGGCAGACCAGCTGGCCCATTGTGTTGCGGTTTTAAAGAAAGAATCGGGCTTGCCGACGAACGAAAAGATGGAGAAGATTGCGGCCACGGCATTACGTGTTTTGGCAGATGGCTCTGGCTCAGCTGCATACTATGATCTCAGGGCGCGGGCGAAGTATGTGCCCTATAGATTTTTAGGCCCGTGGTTTTCGCGCGAGACGAGCGGTCTTAACGATTCAGAATTCAATAAGAAAGTCGCGGCACTGGCAGCGCAGAATTTTCAGCGCCATGAAAGTCTGCCGCTTTATAGATTCTCGGCATCAGGTCGCGAAATCGAAATCCAGCCGAGGTGGCGGGGATACCTGCGGCGTCATCTTTCTATATTCCAGAGCTTCGTCGATTGGCATCTGGTGCAATATGTCCAGAAATTGAATCCCAATGTCCCCGGTATTCCCAACAAGCTATTCGCTCCCGAGAAGCGCAACCTATCCTTGGCTAAGTCTTTTTGGTCTGTCGTCGGGGCTACGCAGTGTATTTACACTGGGCAAGAAATACGAATCGAAGATGCCGACTTAGACCATTTTCTGCCATGGAGTTTCGTTGCGCACGATTTGCTGTGGAATATCATCCCAGTTGCTGCGACCGCCAACCGGGCAAAAAGCGACTCGTTGCCCGATCTGCAAAAGTACCTGTTACCATTTGCTGTCAGGCAATACGCAGCTATGCGCAAGGTTGCGAGGCTGAAGGGTGAGAAAACAACAAAGATGCTCGAAGACTACCAAATCCTTGTCACCGGTCAGGCAGGTGTTGATATTTTGGAAACTGATGAACAGACCTTCACAGGTATCTTAGAGCGGACGATAAAACCCCAATACGAGATCGCGGCCAATATGGGCTTTCAGCCGAGCTGGGTTTACCGCTAG
- a CDS encoding NYN domain-containing protein yields the protein MRVSFLVDGFNVYHSLADVESEFKQKVKWLNLRRLCESYLPSLGRGATPAEFYYFSAHATHMTTRDANVVNRHQVYIRALQSTGVKIQLGMFKAKRVKCHHCHREFTKYEEKETDVSIAVKIFELFQQNLCDQIVLLTGDTDLIPAVVTARRLYQKPISIIFPYKRINAAFSSVTDQQFKIKKDTYEKYQFDDPLTVPAGEIRKPGTW from the coding sequence ATGCGTGTTTCTTTTCTGGTAGATGGTTTCAACGTATACCATTCTCTTGCCGACGTAGAATCTGAATTTAAGCAAAAAGTCAAATGGCTGAATCTACGTCGACTCTGTGAGTCTTATTTACCATCTCTTGGCCGGGGTGCCACACCTGCAGAGTTCTATTATTTCTCTGCTCACGCCACGCATATGACGACCCGCGACGCGAATGTTGTGAACCGGCATCAAGTCTATATCCGTGCTCTTCAATCAACCGGTGTAAAAATTCAACTTGGTATGTTTAAGGCGAAGCGGGTAAAATGCCACCACTGCCATCGCGAATTTACGAAATACGAAGAGAAAGAGACGGATGTTTCCATTGCGGTTAAGATTTTTGAACTTTTCCAGCAGAATCTTTGTGACCAGATCGTTCTGCTGACCGGCGATACCGATTTGATACCTGCGGTTGTAACAGCTCGGCGGCTATACCAGAAACCAATATCCATAATTTTTCCGTACAAGCGAATTAACGCAGCTTTTAGTTCGGTCACAGACCAGCAGTTTAAAATCAAAAAAGATACTTATGAAAAATATCAATTTGATGACCCGTTAACCGTGCCTGCGGGTGAAATTCGCAAGCCTGGGACTTGGTAG